The Cellulomonas fulva genome includes a window with the following:
- a CDS encoding DUF2599 domain-containing protein, translating into MHRTAPSVGGRRRAVAAGALAAVALVVASGCGLGGGTARDRVPTSTSTTSTSTSTTRPAPDPEPSSAAGSPVESPGENTSELRERVLRDGVPLTSGDVTLVVLPVAPHAGEPRTQDDGSARWEPAADDAGATASATSPTLLVAAAAPLDLDLLLDGTVVVRRGDAPVAGLSATGAGRLTGDGDVLELRGDGTAGVWLATTMVEDLDWGEREGGRSLAVTPSDWARSGGLAADELVPAQVVAAEPEAGTSTMRDQLACHQLGAPDKATWNLEPWRPDVGPLEVLVARCNPT; encoded by the coding sequence GTGCACCGGACCGCGCCCAGCGTCGGCGGCCGCCGCCGGGCCGTGGCGGCCGGCGCGCTGGCCGCCGTCGCGCTCGTCGTCGCCTCCGGATGCGGCCTCGGCGGCGGGACCGCGCGGGACAGGGTCCCGACGAGCACGAGCACGACGAGCACGAGCACGAGCACGACGAGACCGGCGCCGGATCCCGAGCCGTCGTCCGCCGCGGGGAGCCCCGTCGAGAGCCCTGGCGAGAACACCTCCGAGCTGCGCGAGCGCGTGCTACGGGACGGCGTCCCGCTCACGTCCGGGGACGTCACGCTCGTCGTGCTGCCCGTAGCACCGCACGCGGGCGAGCCGAGGACGCAGGACGACGGCAGCGCGCGGTGGGAGCCGGCGGCGGACGACGCCGGCGCGACCGCGTCCGCGACGTCCCCGACCCTGCTCGTCGCGGCCGCCGCACCCCTCGACCTCGACCTGCTGCTCGACGGCACGGTCGTCGTGCGCCGGGGCGACGCGCCCGTCGCGGGGCTGTCCGCGACCGGCGCGGGCCGACTGACCGGGGACGGCGACGTGCTCGAGCTGCGCGGCGACGGGACCGCCGGCGTCTGGCTGGCGACGACGATGGTCGAGGACCTGGACTGGGGCGAGCGGGAGGGCGGCCGCTCGCTCGCCGTCACGCCGTCGGACTGGGCGCGGAGCGGCGGGCTGGCGGCCGACGAGCTCGTGCCCGCCCAGGTCGTCGCCGCAGAGCCGGAGGCCGGCACCTCGACGATGCGCGACCAGCTCGCGTGCCACCAGCTCGGCGCGCCGGACAAGGCGACGTGGAACCTGGAGCCGTGGCGCCCGGACGTCGGTCCGCTCGAGGTGCTCGTCGCCCGCTGCAACCCCACCTGA
- the purL gene encoding phosphoribosylformylglycinamidine synthase subunit PurL, protein MTSAPARPSSDQHYDTVEDAAATPDLAQPFAELGLKPDEYQRIRDILGRRPTAAELAMYSVMWSEHCSYKSSKNHLRQFGDKTTPAMKEHLLVGIGENAGVVDIGDGWAVTFKVESHNHPSYVEPYQGAATGVGGIVRDIISMGARPVAVMDQLRFGAVDHPDTARVVHGVVAGVGGYANSLGLPNIGGELVFDACYQGNPLVNALCLGVLRHEDIHLANASGAGNKVVLFGARTGGDGIGGASILASETFDDTKPSKRPSVQVGDPFMEKVLIECCLELYAARVVEGIQDLGAAGISCATSELASNGDGGMHVDLENVLLRDPTLTAGEILMSESQERMMAVVTPDKLDEFLAITGKWDVETAIIGEVTGSGRLTIDHHGHRIVDVDPKTVAHEGPVYDRPYARPAWQDGLNADTAASLERPTSADGLRATVLRLLGSPNLASKEWVTRQYDRFVQGNTALAQPDDSGVVRVDESTGLGVALATDANGRYGKLDPYTGAQLALAEAYRNVATTGARPLAVTDCLNFGSPEHPDSMWQLVEAIRGLADACQTLEVPVTGGNVSLYNGTGEPGKIDSAIHPTPVVGVLGVLDDVADAVPSGWTAPGQAVYLLGTTRAELDGSAWADVVHGHLGGLPPAVDLAAERRLAAVLQNAARDDLVDAAHDLSEGGLAQALVESSLRFGVGVQVSLDALCERDGVTPFEALFSESTARALVAVPRSEEVRLADLCVARGVPALRIGQTAEVASSGDDEAGAAVEVERLFTIPLTEARETFEATLPRHFG, encoded by the coding sequence ATGACCTCCGCACCCGCGCGCCCCAGCAGCGACCAGCACTACGACACCGTCGAGGACGCGGCGGCGACGCCCGACCTCGCGCAGCCGTTCGCGGAGCTGGGCCTCAAGCCCGACGAGTACCAGCGCATCCGCGACATCCTGGGCCGCCGCCCCACGGCCGCCGAGCTGGCGATGTACTCGGTGATGTGGTCGGAGCACTGCTCGTACAAGTCCTCCAAGAACCACCTGCGCCAGTTCGGGGACAAGACGACGCCGGCGATGAAGGAGCACCTGCTCGTCGGCATCGGCGAGAACGCGGGCGTCGTCGACATCGGCGACGGCTGGGCCGTGACGTTCAAGGTCGAGTCGCACAACCACCCGTCCTACGTCGAGCCGTACCAGGGCGCGGCCACGGGCGTCGGCGGCATCGTGCGCGACATCATCTCGATGGGCGCCCGCCCGGTCGCGGTGATGGACCAGCTGCGGTTCGGGGCGGTCGACCACCCGGACACCGCGCGCGTGGTGCACGGCGTCGTCGCCGGGGTGGGTGGCTACGCCAACTCCCTCGGCCTGCCGAACATCGGCGGCGAGCTCGTGTTCGACGCCTGCTACCAGGGCAACCCGCTGGTCAACGCGCTGTGCCTGGGCGTGCTGCGGCACGAGGACATCCACCTCGCCAACGCCTCGGGCGCGGGCAACAAGGTGGTGCTGTTCGGTGCGCGCACCGGCGGCGACGGCATCGGCGGCGCCTCGATCCTCGCGAGCGAGACGTTCGACGACACCAAGCCGTCCAAGCGCCCGTCGGTGCAGGTCGGCGACCCGTTCATGGAGAAGGTGCTCATCGAGTGCTGCCTCGAGCTGTACGCCGCGCGCGTGGTCGAGGGCATCCAGGACCTCGGGGCGGCCGGCATCTCCTGCGCGACGAGCGAGCTCGCCTCCAACGGTGACGGCGGCATGCACGTCGACCTCGAGAACGTGCTGCTGCGCGACCCCACGCTGACCGCCGGCGAGATCCTCATGTCGGAGTCGCAGGAGCGCATGATGGCGGTCGTCACGCCGGACAAGCTCGACGAGTTCCTCGCCATCACCGGCAAGTGGGACGTCGAGACCGCGATCATCGGCGAGGTGACCGGCTCGGGCCGGCTCACCATCGACCACCACGGCCACCGGATCGTGGACGTGGACCCGAAGACCGTCGCGCACGAGGGTCCGGTCTACGACCGGCCGTACGCGCGGCCGGCGTGGCAGGACGGGCTGAACGCCGACACCGCCGCGTCGCTCGAACGGCCGACGAGCGCCGACGGCCTCCGCGCGACCGTGCTGCGGCTGCTCGGCTCGCCCAACCTCGCGTCCAAGGAGTGGGTGACCCGGCAGTACGACAGGTTCGTCCAGGGGAACACCGCGCTCGCGCAGCCCGACGACTCGGGCGTGGTCCGCGTCGACGAGAGCACCGGGCTCGGCGTCGCGCTCGCGACCGACGCGAACGGCCGCTACGGCAAGCTCGACCCGTACACGGGCGCCCAGCTGGCGCTCGCGGAGGCGTACCGCAACGTCGCGACCACGGGTGCCCGTCCGCTCGCGGTGACGGACTGCCTCAACTTCGGCAGCCCCGAGCACCCGGACTCGATGTGGCAGCTCGTCGAGGCGATCCGTGGCCTGGCCGACGCGTGCCAGACCCTCGAGGTGCCCGTGACCGGCGGCAACGTCTCGCTCTACAACGGCACCGGCGAGCCCGGCAAGATCGACTCGGCGATCCACCCGACGCCCGTCGTCGGCGTCCTCGGCGTGCTCGACGACGTCGCGGACGCGGTGCCGTCCGGCTGGACCGCGCCGGGCCAGGCGGTCTACCTGCTCGGCACCACGCGTGCGGAGCTCGACGGCTCGGCCTGGGCCGACGTCGTGCACGGCCACCTGGGCGGACTGCCGCCGGCGGTCGACCTGGCCGCCGAGCGTCGCCTGGCGGCGGTGCTCCAGAACGCCGCCCGCGACGACCTGGTCGACGCCGCGCACGACCTGTCGGAGGGAGGCCTCGCGCAGGCTCTCGTCGAGTCGTCGCTGCGGTTCGGCGTGGGCGTGCAGGTCAGCCTGGACGCGCTGTGCGAGCGGGACGGGGTGACGCCGTTCGAGGCGCTGTTCTCCGAGTCCACGGCGCGCGCGCTCGTCGCGGTGCCGCGCTCGGAGGAGGTCCGCCTCGCGGACCTGTGCGTCGCCCGCGGCGTCCCGGCCCTGCGGATCGGCCAGACGGCCGAGGTCGCGTCGTCGGGGGACGACGAGGCGGGGGCCGCCGTCGAGGTCGAGAGGCTCTTCACGATCCCGCTGACCGAGGCCCGCGAGACGTTCGAGGCCACGCTCCCGCGCCACTTCGGCTGA
- a CDS encoding glycoside hydrolase family 6 protein — MGDARVGSDERARTGRRAVASAVAARGLLGVLGGVLLLTACTGDGPAQRDPQAATPTAAATRSSGSSGSSATTDDGADDADAPCTVTYSVGNAWPDGFGARVEVTNDGPSREDWVLAWEFDAGQEITESWEAQVEQDGARVTAAAPTWAPTLAPGARASFGFNASWSGENPDPTRFTLDGDPCTVVVVSGEYVDDDTTDDTADDTTDDTADDTTDDTGGGAGEAVGGLYVGDGTQALTAWAAATGTDKELLAAIAHTPQATWLGSWTDAAGARDQAARVTGAAADAGSTAVLVVYAVPGRDCGLHSAGGVAAGEYVRWVETVADGVEGHPIVVLEPDALAQLGDCDGQGDRVGYLAAAARALDAAGARVYLDAGHSGWHPAAETARRIERVGTEHLAGFALNTSNYQTTADERAYGEQVAGLLDGLGFVVDTSRNGNGSNGEWCNPRGRALGDPPRLVDDGTALDALLWVKAPGESDGACNGGPAAGRWWQEMALELARNARP, encoded by the coding sequence ATGGGTGACGCACGGGTGGGGTCCGACGAGCGTGCGCGCACCGGCCGACGCGCCGTCGCGTCCGCGGTGGCGGCGAGGGGTCTGCTGGGCGTGCTCGGCGGCGTGCTGCTGCTGACGGCGTGCACCGGCGACGGCCCGGCGCAGCGCGACCCGCAGGCGGCGACGCCGACGGCCGCCGCGACCCGCTCGTCGGGCTCGTCGGGCTCGTCGGCCACCACGGACGACGGGGCGGACGACGCCGACGCCCCGTGCACGGTGACCTACTCCGTCGGCAACGCGTGGCCGGACGGCTTCGGTGCGCGCGTCGAGGTCACCAACGACGGCCCCTCGCGGGAGGACTGGGTCCTGGCGTGGGAGTTCGACGCGGGCCAGGAGATCACCGAGTCGTGGGAGGCGCAGGTCGAGCAGGACGGCGCGCGCGTGACCGCGGCGGCGCCCACCTGGGCGCCGACCTTGGCGCCCGGCGCGCGCGCGTCGTTCGGCTTCAACGCCTCGTGGAGCGGTGAGAACCCGGACCCGACGCGGTTCACGCTCGACGGCGACCCGTGCACGGTCGTGGTCGTGAGCGGCGAGTACGTCGACGACGACACGACCGACGACACGGCGGACGACACGACCGACGACACGGCCGACGACACGACTGACGACACCGGCGGCGGCGCGGGTGAGGCGGTCGGCGGGCTGTACGTGGGCGACGGCACGCAGGCGCTGACGGCCTGGGCGGCGGCGACCGGGACGGACAAGGAGCTCCTCGCGGCGATCGCGCACACACCGCAGGCGACGTGGCTCGGCTCGTGGACCGACGCGGCGGGGGCCCGGGACCAGGCGGCGCGCGTGACCGGTGCCGCCGCCGACGCCGGCTCGACCGCCGTGCTCGTCGTGTACGCCGTCCCCGGCCGTGACTGCGGTCTGCACTCCGCGGGCGGCGTCGCGGCCGGCGAGTACGTCCGCTGGGTCGAGACGGTCGCTGACGGCGTCGAGGGCCACCCGATCGTGGTGCTCGAGCCGGACGCGCTCGCCCAGCTCGGCGACTGCGACGGCCAGGGCGACCGCGTCGGCTACCTGGCCGCCGCGGCGCGCGCGCTCGACGCGGCCGGGGCGAGGGTCTACCTCGACGCGGGCCACTCGGGATGGCACCCCGCCGCGGAGACCGCGCGCCGGATCGAGCGCGTCGGCACCGAGCACCTGGCCGGGTTCGCGCTCAACACGTCGAACTACCAGACGACGGCCGACGAGCGCGCGTACGGCGAGCAGGTCGCCGGCCTGCTCGACGGGCTCGGCTTCGTGGTCGACACCTCGCGCAACGGCAACGGCAGCAACGGCGAGTGGTGCAACCCGCGGGGCCGCGCGCTGGGCGATCCGCCGCGCCTGGTCGACGACGGCACCGCGCTCGACGCGCTGCTGTGGGTCAAGGCGCCGGGCGAGTCGGACGGTGCGTGCAACGGCGGCCCGGCGGCCGGTCGGTGGTGGCAGGAGATGGCGCTCGAGCTCGCGCGCAACGCGCGTCCCTGA
- the rsgA gene encoding ribosome small subunit-dependent GTPase A: MTDPWLVVRADKGAVLVVPATGPATGEPVRVALDRDGLVASVPDGPSDERARLVPAVGDRVLLDDEGTTLVGLLPRRSALVRDSAGRTSLTQVLAANVDVVLVVEHLDPDPDLGRVERLLTLAWRSGAQPVVVLTKADLVPDPAGMAQDVAQVALAVPVHAVSVTDDEGLEPLRALLTPGATLVVVGPSGAGKSTLVNALAGREVMATGERRAGDGRGRHTTTHRELVPLPGGALLIDTPGIRAVGLVADAAALEHTFADVAEIAARCRFADCAHTTEPGCAVRRALDDGELTERRFTSWRKLEREAAYQERRADVRLAAAEKARWKRVTMDYHRGRRGPGAPRP; the protein is encoded by the coding sequence GTGACCGATCCGTGGCTCGTGGTGCGCGCCGACAAGGGCGCGGTGCTCGTCGTGCCCGCGACCGGTCCCGCGACCGGCGAACCGGTGCGGGTCGCGCTCGACCGGGATGGCCTCGTCGCGAGCGTCCCGGACGGGCCGTCCGACGAGCGTGCGCGCCTGGTCCCCGCGGTCGGGGACCGGGTGCTGCTCGACGACGAGGGCACGACGCTCGTCGGGCTCCTCCCGCGGCGCAGCGCCCTGGTCCGGGACAGCGCGGGCCGCACGTCGCTGACCCAGGTGCTCGCGGCGAACGTCGACGTGGTGCTCGTCGTCGAGCACCTGGACCCGGACCCCGACCTGGGCCGCGTCGAGCGGCTGCTGACGCTCGCGTGGCGCTCGGGTGCGCAGCCCGTCGTCGTGCTGACGAAGGCGGACCTGGTGCCGGACCCCGCCGGCATGGCGCAGGACGTCGCGCAGGTCGCGCTCGCGGTGCCCGTGCACGCGGTCTCGGTGACCGATGACGAGGGCCTCGAGCCGCTGCGCGCGCTGCTGACCCCGGGCGCGACGCTCGTCGTGGTCGGCCCGTCCGGCGCGGGCAAGTCCACGTTGGTCAACGCGCTCGCGGGCCGCGAGGTCATGGCGACGGGGGAGCGCCGCGCGGGCGACGGCCGGGGCCGGCACACCACGACGCACCGCGAGCTGGTGCCGCTGCCCGGCGGTGCGCTGCTGATCGACACCCCGGGCATCCGCGCGGTCGGCCTGGTCGCCGACGCCGCGGCGCTCGAGCACACGTTCGCCGACGTCGCCGAGATCGCCGCCCGGTGCCGGTTCGCCGACTGCGCGCACACCACCGAGCCGGGCTGCGCGGTCCGGCGGGCGCTCGACGACGGCGAGCTCACCGAGCGCCGGTTCACGAGCTGGCGCAAGCTCGAGCGCGAGGCCGCGTACCAGGAGCGGCGCGCGGACGTCCGGCTCGCGGCGGCGGAGAAGGCCCGGTGGAAGCGCGTGACCATGGACTACCACCGCGGCAGGCGCGGACCGGGTGCGCCCCGACCCTGA
- a CDS encoding carboxypeptidase-like regulatory domain-containing protein gives MADDVAIDHDQGARRTMFSARLAALVVATALATATAFVPAAAPADAAPTVTTKLTGRALLPDGSAASRVEVLAADAARPLRDPDELVVASAPVGRAGAFTVSARTAAGRGVYLRITTPSADHVTQFVGRGGTHAAAYPLLEPITAGGTVEVGTQILVERGALTVTVGAPVSCVRLLLLDGSPVRQSCGSRDSTAWSFTRLAPGRYRVSVLWEFGMAEAGSAEVRVSPSRTTSVRVAVGTRTGLAGTITDPAGRPAAGVGVLAVRAADGAMVGGTTDARGRYFLLGLPPGGWHLMVNTDEAGRTREGWSGVERKVAVQAGEVDEVDVHLTVEGRISVTARSTAGQWVRLEVHDATGRLRAVTNGLAAGPSTTLAVGGLAPGTYGIVLTSQGRYADRAGVVVRRGTTTAVGPLTASDRTVTVHGRVVGVADDERVTVAVRPTQDPQSRERVSVITEPGGAFEVDRLVPGGYEVEVSTYRDGLGWGYRRPVHVDAVLGTSWTLPAPVRVERELVHAQTTVLWRGRPAPDVFVDDGRFSGGALRNSGQTDAAGSTTLEWDGRVVTRLSARAWAIPAPLVLDVASPLAVDGVDDLTQVVVTGVVGE, from the coding sequence GTGGCCGATGATGTGGCCATCGACCACGACCAGGGGGCGCGCCGCACCATGTTCTCCGCTCGTCTTGCCGCGCTCGTCGTCGCCACCGCGCTGGCGACGGCGACGGCGTTCGTCCCCGCGGCCGCACCCGCGGACGCTGCGCCGACCGTCACCACGAAGCTCACCGGACGCGCGCTGCTCCCTGACGGCTCGGCGGCCTCCCGCGTCGAGGTCCTCGCGGCTGACGCCGCGCGTCCGCTCCGTGACCCCGACGAGCTCGTCGTCGCCTCCGCGCCGGTCGGCCGGGCTGGTGCCTTCACGGTCAGCGCCCGGACAGCCGCCGGCCGGGGGGTCTACCTGAGGATCACCACCCCGAGCGCCGATCACGTCACGCAGTTCGTCGGCCGGGGCGGGACGCACGCCGCCGCGTACCCGTTGCTCGAGCCGATCACGGCCGGGGGCACCGTGGAGGTGGGGACGCAGATCCTCGTCGAGCGAGGCGCGCTCACGGTAACGGTCGGCGCGCCGGTCAGCTGCGTTCGCCTGCTCCTGCTGGACGGCTCACCCGTGAGGCAGTCCTGCGGCTCGAGGGACTCGACCGCGTGGAGCTTCACCCGGCTCGCCCCGGGTCGGTACCGCGTGTCCGTCCTGTGGGAGTTCGGCATGGCGGAGGCGGGCTCCGCAGAGGTCCGCGTCTCGCCGAGCCGGACGACGAGCGTGCGGGTCGCCGTCGGGACCCGCACCGGTCTCGCCGGGACGATCACGGACCCCGCCGGTCGGCCCGCCGCCGGAGTCGGTGTGCTCGCGGTCAGGGCCGCGGACGGGGCGATGGTCGGCGGCACCACCGACGCCCGCGGCCGGTACTTCCTGCTCGGGCTGCCGCCCGGCGGATGGCATCTCATGGTGAACACCGATGAGGCGGGCAGGACGCGTGAAGGCTGGTCCGGCGTCGAACGCAAGGTCGCCGTCCAGGCGGGTGAGGTCGACGAGGTCGACGTGCACCTGACGGTCGAGGGCCGGATCTCGGTGACGGCGCGTTCCACGGCCGGCCAGTGGGTCCGCCTCGAGGTCCACGATGCCACCGGCCGGCTCCGCGCCGTGACGAACGGCTTGGCCGCGGGTCCGAGCACCACGCTCGCGGTCGGCGGGCTCGCCCCCGGTACCTACGGGATCGTCCTGACGAGCCAGGGCCGGTACGCCGACCGGGCAGGCGTCGTGGTCCGGCGCGGGACGACGACCGCGGTCGGGCCGCTGACCGCGTCGGACCGCACCGTGACGGTGCACGGCCGCGTGGTGGGGGTCGCCGACGACGAACGGGTCACCGTCGCCGTGCGGCCGACGCAGGACCCGCAGTCTCGCGAGCGCGTCTCCGTCATCACTGAGCCGGGTGGGGCGTTCGAGGTCGACCGGCTGGTGCCGGGTGGCTACGAGGTCGAGGTGTCGACGTATCGCGACGGGCTGGGCTGGGGCTACCGGCGGCCGGTGCACGTCGACGCCGTCCTGGGCACCTCGTGGACTCTTCCTGCGCCGGTCCGCGTCGAGCGCGAGCTCGTCCACGCTCAGACGACGGTGCTCTGGCGAGGCAGGCCGGCGCCCGACGTGTTCGTCGATGACGGTCGCTTCTCCGGAGGTGCCCTGCGCAACTCGGGACAGACGGACGCCGCCGGCAGCACGACCCTCGAGTGGGACGGTCGCGTGGTCACTCGGCTCTCGGCGCGGGCATGGGCGATCCCGGCGCCGTTGGTCCTGGACGTGGCCAGCCCGCTGGCGGTGGACGGCGTCGACGACCTGACGCAGGTCGTGGTCACGGGGGTCGTGGGCGAGTGA
- a CDS encoding histidine kinase: MPSTPDQPAGPEQEPVPTPVPSPEQVSEPAVPSEAELERVAAPARVRRAPKFSVFIGAGAVVGAVVALLLALLLGGSDDDADASSVPTGTGFISFLDGQGAVNTVLGVTGAVVGGFVGGGLAVLADRRSRDPLR; this comes from the coding sequence GTGCCGTCGACCCCCGATCAGCCCGCCGGACCCGAGCAGGAGCCGGTGCCGACGCCTGTGCCGAGCCCGGAGCAGGTGAGCGAGCCCGCCGTCCCGAGCGAGGCCGAGCTCGAGCGGGTCGCCGCGCCGGCCCGGGTGCGCCGCGCGCCCAAGTTCAGCGTCTTCATCGGGGCGGGCGCCGTCGTCGGCGCCGTCGTCGCGCTGCTGCTCGCCCTGCTGCTGGGCGGGTCGGACGACGACGCGGACGCCTCCTCGGTGCCGACCGGCACCGGGTTCATCTCCTTCCTCGACGGCCAGGGCGCGGTCAACACCGTGCTGGGCGTGACCGGGGCGGTGGTCGGCGGGTTCGTCGGCGGGGGCCTGGCGGTGCTCGCGGACCGCCGCAGCCGCGACCCGCTGCGCTGA
- the gdhA gene encoding NADP-specific glutamate dehydrogenase, whose amino-acid sequence MKVQLERALEQVLARNPGEREFHQAVLEVFDSLGPVLAKNPQYVDGAVLDRLCEPERQIIFRVPWVDDAGRVQINRGFRVEYNSALGPYKGGLRFHPSVYLGIVKFLGFEQVFKNALTGMPIGGGKGGSDFDPRGRSDGEVMRFCQSFMTELYRHVGEHTDVPAGDIGVGGREIGYLFGQYKRITNRYEAGVLTGKGLTWGGSLVRKEATGYGTVLFAQSMLATAGEAFDGRRVVVSGAGNVALYAIEKAQQLGAHVVACSDSSGYVLDEKGIDLDLLRQVREVERERVSVYAERRGATYVPGRRVWEVGAHVALPCATQNELDQDDARALLASGVRVVAEGANMPTTPEAVALLQEGGVLFAPGKAANAGGVATSALEMQQNASRDSWTFEHTEARLAEIMGDIHDRCLATADEYGVPGSYVAGANIAGFVRVADAMLAQGVV is encoded by the coding sequence ATGAAGGTCCAGCTGGAGCGCGCCCTCGAGCAGGTGCTCGCGCGCAACCCCGGTGAGCGCGAGTTCCACCAGGCGGTGCTCGAGGTGTTCGACAGCCTCGGCCCCGTGCTCGCCAAGAACCCGCAGTACGTCGACGGCGCGGTGCTCGACCGGCTCTGCGAGCCCGAGCGCCAGATCATCTTCCGGGTGCCGTGGGTCGACGACGCGGGTCGCGTGCAGATCAACCGTGGCTTCCGCGTCGAGTACAACTCGGCGCTCGGCCCGTACAAGGGCGGGCTGCGCTTCCACCCGTCGGTGTACCTGGGCATCGTGAAGTTCCTGGGCTTCGAGCAGGTGTTCAAGAACGCGCTCACGGGCATGCCGATCGGCGGCGGCAAGGGCGGTTCCGACTTCGACCCCCGCGGCAGGTCCGACGGCGAGGTCATGCGGTTCTGCCAGTCGTTCATGACCGAGCTGTACCGGCACGTCGGCGAGCACACCGACGTGCCCGCGGGTGACATCGGCGTGGGCGGCCGCGAGATCGGCTACCTGTTCGGGCAGTACAAGCGCATCACCAACCGCTACGAGGCGGGCGTGCTCACCGGGAAGGGGCTGACCTGGGGCGGTTCGCTCGTCCGCAAGGAGGCGACGGGCTACGGCACCGTGCTCTTCGCGCAGAGCATGCTCGCGACGGCCGGCGAGGCCTTCGACGGCCGCCGCGTCGTCGTCTCCGGCGCCGGCAACGTCGCGCTGTACGCGATCGAGAAGGCGCAGCAGCTCGGCGCGCACGTGGTCGCCTGCTCGGACTCGTCGGGCTACGTGCTGGACGAGAAGGGGATCGACCTCGACCTCCTGCGCCAGGTGCGGGAGGTCGAGCGCGAGCGCGTGTCCGTCTACGCCGAACGTCGCGGCGCGACGTACGTGCCCGGGCGCCGGGTGTGGGAGGTCGGGGCGCACGTCGCGCTGCCGTGCGCCACGCAGAACGAGCTCGACCAGGACGACGCGCGCGCGCTCCTGGCCTCGGGGGTCCGCGTGGTCGCGGAGGGCGCCAACATGCCGACGACGCCGGAGGCCGTCGCCCTCCTGCAGGAGGGTGGCGTGCTGTTCGCGCCCGGCAAGGCGGCCAACGCGGGCGGCGTCGCCACCTCGGCGCTCGAGATGCAGCAGAACGCGAGCCGGGACTCCTGGACGTTCGAGCACACCGAGGCGCGGCTGGCCGAGATCATGGGCGACATCCACGACCGCTGCCTGGCGACGGCCGACGAGTACGGCGTGCCGGGCTCCTACGTCGCGGGCGCCAACATCGCGGGTTTCGTCCGTGTCGCCGACGCCATGCTGGCGCAGGGCGTCGTCTGA
- a CDS encoding sterol carrier family protein, with amino-acid sequence MPRRRTEPVVGRAALAAWRTDPSSLPDRRTAVRFTLEELAEVAPGNSVEVRVPPDGAVQAVQGPRHTRGTPPNVVETDPQTWLELVTGALAWDDAVRDGRVHASGERASLVDWLPLQAARPRP; translated from the coding sequence GTGCCTCGTCGTCGTACCGAGCCCGTGGTCGGCCGCGCCGCGCTCGCGGCGTGGCGGACCGACCCCTCGTCGCTGCCCGACCGCCGGACGGCCGTACGGTTCACGCTCGAGGAGCTCGCCGAGGTCGCGCCCGGCAACAGCGTCGAGGTGCGCGTGCCGCCGGACGGCGCGGTGCAGGCCGTGCAGGGCCCTCGTCACACCCGCGGCACACCGCCCAACGTGGTGGAGACCGACCCGCAGACGTGGCTCGAGCTCGTGACCGGCGCGCTGGCCTGGGACGACGCGGTCCGCGACGGTCGGGTGCACGCGTCCGGCGAGCGCGCGAGCCTCGTCGACTGGCTGCCGCTGCAGGCCGCCCGCCCGCGTCCGTGA